In Priestia megaterium NBRC 15308 = ATCC 14581, the following proteins share a genomic window:
- a CDS encoding CoA-binding protein has protein sequence MSIKIPSRQELGKILKKSKRIAVVGLSDNPHRTSYMVSEAMQQQGYEIIPVNPTINSALGVKAVSSLKEIEGHIDIVNVFRRSEHLLEVAEEFLEVDADVFWAQSGLINEEAYDLLAKKGYTVVMDRCIKVEHALTK, from the coding sequence ATGTCCATTAAAATTCCTTCCCGCCAAGAGCTTGGTAAAATATTAAAAAAAAGCAAGCGCATTGCTGTAGTAGGTTTATCAGATAACCCTCATCGAACGTCTTATATGGTTTCAGAAGCCATGCAGCAGCAAGGTTACGAGATTATTCCGGTGAACCCGACAATAAACTCAGCGCTCGGCGTAAAAGCTGTATCTTCATTAAAAGAAATTGAAGGACATATTGATATCGTTAATGTATTTCGCCGCTCTGAGCATTTGCTTGAAGTTGCAGAAGAGTTTTTAGAAGTAGACGCAGACGTATTTTGGGCACAATCTGGTTTAATTAATGAAGAAGCATATGACCTGCTCGCTAAAAAAGGGTATACTGTAGTTATGGATCGTTGTATAAAAGTTGAGCATGCTTTAACAAAGTAA
- a CDS encoding phospholipase D family protein, translating into MKKHVKRKVVRILVSLLVVLIIVGSYQTHKPLPKGVSYESKPHKVEDVFLLSDLTYQDQQTSVSEQHIFQAVTNAIDDAKAFIIMDMFLFNGYYNQGETFPHLSDTLASKLIEKKRKHPTIEIVFITDQINTTYGSHDSKWLDSLRLNGIKVVQTNLSKLRDSIPLYSSVWRTFVQWFGEKGNGWITNPFGTNAPKATVRAYLKLLNVKANHRKVVATDQSVIISSANPHDASFYNSNMAFEVKGNIIGDVVKSEQAVSDFSYGGKLPRYKKKEKEKGDLYVQLLTEGKIYKHVLHDLRHAKKGDDVWLGMFYLGDRDVIKALLKASKQGANVRLILDPNENAFGRKKFGLPNRPVAAELVKKSKGDIKVRWYHTGKEQYHPKTLFIRNKKNATIIAGAANFTKRNLADLNLETDIKVSGPSNKKVMTELNAYFDRLWTNKDYTYTLPYKKYENKMTRLETLIYRIQNALSLTTY; encoded by the coding sequence GTGAAAAAGCACGTGAAAAGGAAAGTAGTAAGGATTTTGGTCAGTTTACTTGTCGTCTTGATTATTGTGGGCTCTTATCAAACGCATAAGCCTTTGCCTAAAGGAGTTTCATACGAAAGTAAGCCGCACAAAGTAGAAGATGTATTTCTCTTATCAGACCTAACGTATCAAGACCAGCAGACATCTGTTTCTGAACAACACATTTTTCAAGCAGTTACGAATGCGATTGATGACGCAAAAGCTTTTATTATTATGGATATGTTTCTATTTAACGGCTACTATAACCAAGGCGAAACGTTTCCTCACCTTAGTGATACGCTTGCAAGTAAGCTGATTGAAAAGAAACGAAAACATCCTACTATCGAAATCGTCTTTATTACAGATCAAATCAATACAACCTACGGCTCACATGATTCAAAGTGGTTAGATTCACTGCGGCTAAACGGAATCAAAGTGGTGCAAACCAATTTATCTAAGCTCAGAGACTCCATTCCACTGTATTCTTCAGTGTGGAGAACTTTTGTTCAGTGGTTTGGTGAAAAAGGAAACGGATGGATAACAAATCCGTTTGGTACCAATGCGCCTAAAGCGACGGTCCGTGCTTATTTAAAGTTGTTAAATGTAAAAGCTAATCACAGAAAAGTAGTAGCAACAGATCAAAGCGTTATTATCTCCTCTGCCAATCCTCATGATGCAAGTTTTTATAATTCTAACATGGCCTTTGAAGTAAAAGGGAATATTATTGGAGATGTGGTGAAAAGTGAACAAGCGGTGTCAGATTTTTCTTATGGAGGAAAGTTACCTCGGTATAAGAAGAAAGAAAAAGAAAAGGGAGACCTCTATGTTCAGCTGTTAACAGAAGGCAAAATCTATAAGCACGTATTGCATGATTTACGTCATGCTAAAAAAGGCGACGATGTATGGCTTGGTATGTTTTATCTTGGAGATCGAGACGTAATAAAGGCGCTTTTGAAAGCTTCCAAACAAGGCGCAAACGTACGATTAATTTTAGATCCTAATGAGAATGCGTTTGGAAGAAAAAAGTTCGGACTGCCTAACCGTCCAGTAGCAGCAGAACTTGTGAAAAAATCTAAAGGCGATATTAAAGTTCGCTGGTATCATACGGGAAAAGAGCAGTATCATCCCAAAACTTTATTTATTCGAAATAAAAAAAATGCAACTATTATTGCAGGAGCAGCAAATTTCACAAAACGAAATTTGGCTGACTTGAACTTAGAAACGGATATTAAAGTATCAGGACCTTCTAACAAAAAGGTTATGACCGAACTAAACGCTTATTTTGACCGTTTATGGACAAATAAAGACTACACATATACACTTCCTTATAAAAAGTATGAAAATAAAATGACGCGGCTGGAAACACTGATATATCGCATTCAAAATGCGCTTAGTCTTACAACATATTGA
- the plsY gene encoding glycerol-3-phosphate 1-O-acyltransferase PlsY, translated as MNYLLPILAYILGSIPFGLVVGKLGYGIDIREHGSGNLGGTNSFRTLGVKAGIIVTLGDILKGTLAASLPLLFNTNQNILFIGLFAVIGHIFPVFAKFKGGKAVATSAGVILCYEPLLFAFVLLCFFICLYITKYVSLSSMVTGVLTFIYTLFKQDYMLIMIIGLIVAFVIYRHRANITRILNKTEPKVTFLSGKKK; from the coding sequence ATGAATTATTTATTACCTATTCTTGCCTATATCTTGGGCTCTATTCCTTTTGGACTAGTTGTTGGAAAACTAGGATACGGCATCGATATACGAGAGCATGGAAGCGGCAATTTAGGCGGCACCAACTCCTTTCGTACATTGGGCGTAAAAGCTGGAATTATCGTTACGCTTGGAGACATTCTAAAAGGAACCCTAGCAGCTTCTTTACCGCTTTTATTTAATACGAATCAAAACATTCTCTTCATTGGTTTATTTGCTGTCATTGGTCATATTTTTCCTGTTTTCGCGAAATTCAAAGGCGGGAAAGCTGTTGCCACGTCCGCCGGAGTGATTTTATGTTATGAACCTCTTTTATTTGCTTTCGTACTATTATGTTTTTTTATCTGCTTATACATAACGAAGTATGTATCATTGTCCTCAATGGTTACCGGGGTATTAACCTTTATCTACACGCTATTTAAGCAAGACTACATGCTTATTATGATTATTGGTTTAATTGTAGCCTTTGTCATTTACAGACACCGTGCAAACATTACCCGAATTCTTAATAAAACAGAACCGAAAGTCACATTTTTGTCAGGTAAAAAGAAATAA
- the parE gene encoding DNA topoisomerase IV subunit B, whose protein sequence is MARKQQFNYNEDAIQVLEGLDAVRKRPGMYIGSTDTRGLHHLVYEIVDNSVDEALAGYGEEIIVTIHKDNSISVQDKGRGMPTGMHKLGKPTPEVILTILHAGGKFGQGGYKTSGGLHGVGASVVNALSEWLTVTIHRDGFIYEQRFENGGKPVTTLEKIGKTKKTGTTIHFKPDATIFSTTVYNYDTLCERLRESAFLLKGFKIELIDKRHDRHDIFYYETGIQAFVSYLNEEKDSLHPVVFFEGIHHNIEVEFAFQFNDGYSETILSFVNNVRTKDGGTHESGAKSAMTRAFNEYARKVSLLKEKDKNLEGTDIREGLGAIVSVRIPEELLQFEGQTKGKLGTSEARSSVDAVISEKLAYFLEENPDVSSLLVKKAIKAAQAREAARKAREDARNGKKRKRQETVLSGKLTPAQSRNPQRNELYLVEGDSAGGSAKQGRDRRFQAVLPLRGKVINTEKAKLQDIFKNEEISTIIHAIGGGVGADFTIDDINYDKIVIMTDADTDGAHIQVLLLTFFYRYMKPLVEAGKVFIALPPLYKVSKGSGKKEVVEYSWSDEELQGAIDKVGRGYMIQRYKGLGEMNADQLWETTMNPETRTLIRVRIDDAARADRRVTTLMGDKVEPRRKWIESNVAFGLEEDPNILDNENVLTVAEEDVQ, encoded by the coding sequence ATGGCTCGGAAACAACAATTTAATTATAATGAAGATGCAATTCAAGTACTAGAAGGATTAGATGCCGTTCGTAAACGTCCTGGTATGTATATTGGAAGTACGGATACACGAGGTCTGCATCATTTAGTATATGAAATCGTCGACAACTCTGTCGATGAAGCTCTAGCAGGCTACGGAGAAGAAATTATTGTAACCATTCACAAAGATAATTCAATTTCTGTACAAGATAAAGGTCGAGGTATGCCAACGGGCATGCATAAACTAGGAAAACCAACGCCTGAAGTTATTTTAACCATCTTGCATGCAGGAGGTAAATTCGGACAGGGTGGATATAAAACAAGCGGAGGCTTACACGGAGTAGGTGCATCTGTTGTAAATGCGCTGTCTGAATGGTTGACCGTAACCATTCATCGAGATGGATTTATTTATGAACAGCGTTTTGAAAATGGAGGAAAGCCAGTTACGACGCTAGAAAAAATAGGGAAAACGAAAAAAACGGGAACAACGATTCATTTCAAACCGGATGCCACGATCTTTTCAACAACTGTGTATAATTATGATACGCTGTGTGAACGGCTCCGCGAATCGGCTTTCCTGTTAAAAGGATTCAAAATAGAGTTAATCGATAAAAGACATGATCGTCACGATATCTTTTATTATGAAACAGGTATTCAAGCCTTCGTTTCATATTTAAATGAAGAAAAAGATTCACTTCATCCAGTCGTCTTTTTTGAAGGGATTCATCATAATATTGAAGTTGAATTTGCCTTTCAATTTAATGATGGTTATTCTGAAACCATTTTATCATTTGTTAATAATGTTCGTACCAAAGATGGTGGAACGCATGAGTCCGGTGCAAAAAGCGCTATGACGCGTGCATTTAATGAATATGCTCGTAAAGTAAGCCTGCTAAAAGAAAAAGACAAAAACTTAGAAGGAACGGATATACGAGAAGGCTTAGGAGCCATCGTTTCCGTTAGAATACCTGAAGAGTTGCTTCAGTTTGAAGGTCAAACAAAAGGAAAGTTAGGTACAAGTGAAGCTCGTTCGTCTGTAGATGCAGTTATTTCTGAAAAACTTGCCTATTTCTTAGAAGAAAACCCGGACGTAAGCTCTCTTCTTGTAAAAAAAGCAATCAAAGCTGCTCAAGCGCGTGAAGCAGCACGAAAGGCGAGAGAAGACGCAAGAAACGGGAAGAAACGAAAGCGTCAAGAAACCGTTCTAAGCGGAAAGTTAACGCCTGCGCAATCAAGAAATCCTCAGCGAAACGAACTGTACTTAGTCGAAGGGGATTCCGCTGGAGGTTCAGCAAAACAAGGAAGGGATCGCCGCTTTCAAGCCGTGCTGCCACTGCGAGGGAAGGTTATCAATACCGAAAAAGCTAAGCTTCAAGATATTTTTAAAAACGAAGAAATTAGTACGATCATTCACGCGATAGGCGGAGGAGTAGGAGCAGATTTCACCATCGATGATATTAACTACGATAAAATAGTTATCATGACCGATGCGGATACGGATGGCGCTCATATTCAAGTGCTTCTGCTAACGTTTTTCTACCGCTATATGAAACCGCTTGTGGAAGCAGGAAAAGTATTTATTGCTCTTCCACCGCTCTACAAAGTAAGTAAAGGGTCAGGTAAAAAAGAAGTGGTTGAATATTCATGGAGTGACGAAGAATTGCAGGGTGCTATCGATAAGGTAGGAAGAGGGTATATGATTCAACGCTATAAAGGTCTCGGTGAAATGAACGCAGATCAGCTTTGGGAAACAACAATGAACCCAGAGACGCGTACGCTGATTCGTGTTCGTATTGATGATGCTGCTCGCGCTGATCGTCGTGTAACCACTTTGATGGGCGATAAAGTAGAACCTCGCAGAAAATGGATTGAAAGCAACGTAGCGTTTGGATTAGAAGAAGATCCAAATATTTTAGATAATGAAAATGTATTAACGGTCGCAGAGGAGGACGTACAATGA
- the tlp gene encoding small acid-soluble spore protein Tlp, whose amino-acid sequence MAWNKPNPDDRSDNVEKLQTMVQNTMKNIEEAEEAAACSNEEERQRIQQKNHNREVSIEAMRSEIKDESEARQNGYEGTI is encoded by the coding sequence ATGGCATGGAATAAACCGAATCCAGACGATCGCAGTGATAACGTTGAAAAATTACAAACAATGGTGCAAAATACAATGAAGAACATTGAAGAAGCAGAAGAAGCTGCTGCATGCAGCAATGAAGAAGAACGTCAGCGCATTCAGCAAAAAAATCACAATCGCGAAGTAAGTATCGAAGCAATGCGCAGCGAAATAAAAGATGAGTCAGAAGCTCGTCAAAATGGTTACGAAGGTACGATTTAA
- a CDS encoding acyl-CoA thioesterase has protein sequence MLVSTKEIEVRYAETDQMGVVYHANYLVWMEIGRTQFISDLGFSYAQMERDGVLSPVIDIQASYKKPLHYGETAVVHTWVENYDGLRVVYGYEIFNSNEELALTGTSSHVCVKKENFKPISIRRNYPEWHKAYEEAKKQG, from the coding sequence ATGTTAGTATCAACGAAAGAAATCGAAGTGCGCTATGCAGAAACCGATCAGATGGGCGTTGTGTATCATGCTAACTATTTAGTATGGATGGAAATAGGTCGAACGCAGTTTATTAGTGATTTAGGTTTTAGCTATGCACAAATGGAAAGAGACGGTGTGCTGTCGCCAGTTATTGATATACAGGCTTCATATAAAAAGCCGCTTCATTATGGCGAGACAGCTGTAGTACATACTTGGGTTGAGAACTATGACGGTCTACGCGTTGTGTACGGCTACGAAATTTTTAATTCAAATGAAGAACTTGCGTTAACAGGAACATCGTCACACGTATGTGTGAAAAAAGAAAACTTTAAGCCCATTTCGATTCGCCGTAATTATCCGGAATGGCATAAAGCCTATGAAGAGGCCAAAAAGCAGGGTTAA
- a CDS encoding HesB/YadR/YfhF family protein, whose translation MKLTVTEAAATWYKDEMMLEGNETIRFFVRYGGCSNVQKGFSLGVNTDSPKNVGVETKVDGLTFFVEDEDLWYFDGHDLTVNYNEETKEPDFHYEA comes from the coding sequence ATGAAATTAACAGTAACAGAAGCAGCAGCTACGTGGTACAAAGATGAAATGATGCTAGAAGGAAACGAAACAATTCGCTTTTTTGTTCGCTACGGCGGATGCAGCAACGTTCAAAAAGGTTTTTCTTTAGGTGTAAACACAGATTCTCCTAAAAACGTTGGCGTTGAAACAAAAGTTGACGGTTTAACATTCTTCGTAGAAGATGAAGACCTTTGGTACTTTGATGGTCATGATTTGACCGTAAATTATAATGAAGAAACAAAAGAACCTGACTTTCATTACGAAGCGTAA
- a CDS encoding acid-soluble spore protein N, whose amino-acid sequence MGNPKKQSKPFVPNHIGTQPREAGGNNGKQMQDTSGKHPQVIQTKGE is encoded by the coding sequence ATGGGAAATCCTAAAAAACAAAGCAAACCTTTTGTTCCGAATCACATCGGCACTCAACCGAGAGAAGCTGGTGGAAATAACGGAAAACAAATGCAAGATACATCCGGCAAGCATCCTCAAGTTATTCAAACCAAAGGTGAATGA